The following are encoded together in the Danaus plexippus chromosome 15, MEX_DaPlex, whole genome shotgun sequence genome:
- the LOC116766223 gene encoding solute carrier family 22 member 3-like, with product MVALDEKSVHLDEVLKKFGAINRYHVQAIILISFAFFNNGMHCINYVIVAEETPYRCKIEPCEMQSNVFESSWYNFSVPPDSRGCKRYRFDLKECDPFSFNTSIVETCDEWVYKKNDSFVAEFQLACQNWKRTFVGTVHSIGLMCGLFFQGQLSDKIGRKAATVISGLAAGVLGIAKSFSNTYTLYVILEWLEATIGDNCSPAFILAVELVHSDYRLHQQIFLCVIAAMGGVTFAIAAYLVPYWRDFVRVIYAPAFLYIIIYFIMDESVRWLLSKGKRKQATKLLLKMAKINKISLDRKMLLNIQCEEGTKNSALRETFRSRIVAKRFLICLLWWTSCTFICFGLIVNVGSLAGNKYFNFAIMSLSDIPASIAMFYVLKRFRRKKPLLVSFITAGLLCLTQPFVPKKYVWMSTGMYFLGRFVSTFTFGTVYIYTSELFPTYSRNSMHALCSAIGRIGSILAPMTPLLTQYMESLPTLLFGSISIAAGLTTLLVPDLDNEPLPDNVHQAEAIGVTRLNVEKVKEDS from the exons ATGGTAGCACTCGATGAGAAAAGTGTGCATTTAGATGAGGTGTTGAAAAAATTTGGTGCTATTAATCGCTATCACGTTCAAGCGATTATTTTGATCAGTTTTGCTTTTTTCAACAATGGCATGCATTGCATTAATTACGTTATAGTTGCAGAGGAAACACCATACag ATGCAAAATAGAACCGTGTGAAATGCAAAGCAATGTTTTCGAGTCTTCGTGGTACAATTTCAGTGTTCCGCCAGACTCACGAGGATGTAAGAGATACCGATTCGATCTCAAAGAATGTGATCCATTCAGCTTCAACACATCAATTGTAGAAACTTGTGATGAATGGGTTTACAAGAAAAACGATAGCTTTGTCGCCgag TTTCAGTTAGCGTGTCAGAATTGGAAGAGAACTTTTGTTGGAACCGTTCATAGTATTGGACTCATGTGTGGATTATTTTTTCAAGGACAGCTATCCGATAA GATTGGACGGAAAGCCGCAACAGTAATATCAGGTTTAGCTGCCGGAGTGCTAGGCATTGCAAAGAGTTTTTCAAATACCTATACATTATACGTAATTTTAGAGTGGCTCGAAGCCACTATAGGAGATAACTGTTCACCTGCTTTTATTTtag ccGTTGAACTGGTTCACAGCGATTACAGATTGCaccaacaaatatttttgtgcgTCATTGCTGCCATGGGTGGAGTAACATTTGCCATTGCAGCATATTTAGTGCCATACTGGAGAGACTTTGTTCGAGTTATTTACGCTCCAGCTTTCCTGtacatcataatatatttcatcatGGATGAGAGCGTGCGATGGTTATTAAGTAAAGGAAAGAGGAAACAAGcaacaaagttattattaaaaatggcgaagataaataaaatctctcTGGATAGAAAAATGCTTCTTAATATACAGTGTGAAGAGGGGACAAAGAATTCTGCCTTGAGGGAGACATTCCGATCAAGGATTGTTGCGAaacgatttttaatatgtttattatggTGGACTTCTTGTACGTTCATCTGTTTTGGCTTAATAGTGAATGTGGGGTCGCTCGCAgggaacaaatattttaattttgccaTCATGTCCTTATCTGATATCCCAGCCAGTATTGCGATGTTTTATGTACTAAAACGATTTAGAAGGAAGAAGCCACTtcttgtttcatttataacagCAGGACTCTTATGTTTAACTCAACCCTTCGTGCcgaaaa AATATGTATGGATGTCAACGGGCATGTACTTTCTGGGAAGATTTGTATCAACATTCACTTTCGGTACCGTATATATTTACACTTCGGAATTGTTTCCAACTTATTCGAGAAATTCTATGCACGCTTTGTGTTCAGCTATCGGCCGTATCGGATCCATTTTGGCGCCAATGACACCACTACTC actcAGTATATGGAAAGTCTTCCGACTTTGTTATTTGGGAGTATATCAATCGCTGCCGGTCTCACAACTTTACTGGTACCTGATTTGGATAATGAACCTCTACCTGATAATGTGCACCAAGCTGAAGCTATAGGTGTTACTCGTCTTAATGTTGAGAAGGTGAAAGAAGACAGTTGA